The Winogradskyella schleiferi genome has a window encoding:
- a CDS encoding energy transducer TonB — MELKKNPKANVGRNSSLYFAVGLNVMLLLTYLGLEHKTYETEATKIDILMLDDQIDEDIPITTIDIVPPPPPPAQKQIVTEIIEVVEDVEDVEESLIESTEVGQDDIIDDREVGVEDVEVTEVEEDIEVPFAVIEKVPQFPGCTGNNTELRACFERKIQEHLQKNFRYPNAAAELNIQGRVFVFFLIDKNGMVTKIKSRGPDQLLETEAERIISLLPKMKPGKQRDRSVSVPYSIPINFKLQTQ; from the coding sequence ATGGAACTCAAGAAAAACCCAAAAGCCAATGTAGGTCGAAACAGCAGTTTGTATTTTGCTGTTGGCTTAAACGTAATGTTACTCCTTACATATTTAGGACTAGAACATAAGACTTACGAGACAGAAGCAACAAAGATTGATATCTTAATGTTAGACGATCAGATCGATGAAGACATTCCGATAACCACAATAGATATTGTTCCGCCTCCTCCACCACCTGCTCAAAAACAAATTGTTACTGAGATTATAGAAGTTGTTGAAGATGTTGAAGATGTTGAAGAAAGCTTGATAGAAAGCACAGAGGTAGGGCAAGATGATATTATTGACGATCGCGAAGTTGGAGTAGAGGATGTCGAAGTAACAGAAGTGGAAGAAGACATTGAAGTGCCTTTTGCAGTCATTGAAAAAGTACCACAATTTCCAGGTTGTACTGGTAATAATACAGAGTTAAGAGCTTGTTTTGAGCGAAAAATCCAAGAGCATTTACAGAAAAATTTTAGATATCCTAATGCCGCGGCGGAGCTTAATATACAAGGTAGAGTGTTCGTTTTCTTTTTAATTGATAAAAATGGAATGGTTACTAAAATTAAAAGTAGAGGACCAGATCAACTTTTAGAAACTGAAGCAGAACGAATTATAAGTTTGTTGCCTAAAATGAAGCCTGGTAAACAAC